Part of the Paenarthrobacter sp. JL.01a genome is shown below.
GGGTTTGCGAGGATGCCGGCCAGGGCTTTGCCCTTGCTTCGGCCAAGGGATTGTTCGGCCTCATGCCGTGGCAGGAAGTTGAACGCAGCCTCCGCTGCAGTCAGCAAGGCTACAAAGCTGAGGAAAACCAGCGCCATGCCGACCAGGATGAGCGAGGTCACTGCATGGTCTCCATGGGGGCATCCTTGCCCAGGAATTCAGACAGCAGTTCGCGCTGCAGGCCAAACATTTCTTCTTTTTCCTCGGGTTCTGCGTGGTCGAAGCCCAGCAGATGCAGGATTCCGTGCGTGGCCAGCAGCAGCATCTCATCCTGCGTGGAGTGACCGGCGTTGCGTGCTTGGACTTCAGCCACCTGCGGGCAGATGGCGATGTCCCCGAGCATGCCTTGCGGGGTGGGCTTGTCCGGCGTCCCCGGCGTCAGTTCATCCATGGGCACGGACAGGACATCCGTTGCCCCGGGCTCGTCCATCAGCTCAATGTGGAGCTTCTCCATGGCGGGTTCGTCCACCAAGAGGATCGACAGCTCCGCCTGGGGGTGGATATAGAGGCGCTCGAAAATGAAGCGGGACAACGTCACCAGCTGTGCTTCATCGACTGCCACGCCGGACTCATTGTTGACTTCAATGCTCATTTACGTTCTCCACGTTTATGGGTGTTGGCAGCGGCCGCGGGTCGGTGGGCGTCATCCCATGCGCTGTAAGCGGAGACGATATCGGCCACCAGGCGATGCCGCACCACGTCAGCCGCCTCCAGGATCGAGAAATTGACGTCGTCGATACCGGTGAGGATTTCGCGGACGATCCTCAGACCCGAGGTCGAGCCAAAGGGAAGGTCGATCTGCGTGACGTCACCGGTGACTACCATCTTCGACCCGAACCCGAGGCGCGTCAGGAACATCTTCATCTGTTCCGGAGTGGTGTTCTGGGCTTCATCAAGGATGATGAAGGCGTCGTTCAGGGTACGGCCACGCATGTAGGCCAAAGGCGCTACTTCGATGGTCCCGGCAGCCATCAGGCGAGGGATGGATTCCGGATCCATCATGTCGTGCAGGGCGTCGTACAGGGGACGCAGGTACGGGTCGATCTTGTCGCTGAGAGTGCCAGGAAGGAAGCCCAGCCTCTCCCCCGCCTCAACGGCGGGCCGCGTCAGGATGATCCGGCTGACTTCCTTGTTCTGCAATGCCTGCACAGCCTTGGCCATGGCGAGGTACGTCTTACCGGTACCTGCAGGGCCAATTCCGAAGATCACCGTGTTGTCGTCGATGGCGTCAACATAGTTCTTCTGGTTCAGGGTCTTGGGCCTGATGGTCTTGCCCCTGCTGGAGAGGATGTTGTGGGTCAGGACATCCGCGGGATTCTGCACGGACTGGGTCCGCAGCAGGGAGACCAGTTGCTGAAGTACGTCGGGCGTGACCAAGGTTCCCTTGGCCACGAGGCCGCGTACTTCCTCAAGGAGGCGCATAATCCGTGGAATCACCGTGGAAGGACCGGTCATGGAGAGCTCGTTGCCACGAACGTGGAAGTTCACGTCCGGGAACTGCTCCTCGATGTACCGCAGCGCTTCATCATGGCTGCCCAGCGAGTGAACCATCTGGTCGGAGTTGTCGAACCTAACAACTTCCGTGCGCGTGCCCGGTAAAGTGTGCGGGAACTCGGTCAGCGGCTGGTTCCCGTTTCCGGTCCTGAGCCGCCCGTTCAAAGATTCACTCATAGTGCTGGCCTGCGGCCTGTTCTCCTCCGGTTGATGGTATGACGCAATCCTACGCCAGCCCCGGGCCGGATGAACCTCGGCAAGGTGCCGGAACCCAGGCCGAAACGATACCGAAGACATTTTGTCTCAACTCGGCATCAAGCCGGTATCAATCATGTTTCAGTTGACCGCCGTCCACCCAAACCCGGCCGGACGCCGTCGTCGATGTGCCAAGCTGGCTTAACCGGGTGGTTGGAACCCCCGCAGCCCTGACCAAAAGGAAGCACCATAGCCATGCCAGCGAGCACCGGGAAAGGCGCACGAAAGCGGACACGGTCCGCCATCGCCGCGCCTGCGATGCTTGCTGTCCTGCTGCTGACCGGTTGCATTGCCAACGGCGGCGGGAGCAGCCAGGCGACGTCGAGCCCGCCGTCGCTGTCCGTCCAGGACGCGCCCGCGAGCAACGCCCCCTTGGAGACAACCCAGGCATCCACCAAGATTCCGGTCTATTGGATTGGGCGAAGCAAGGACG
Proteins encoded:
- the ybeY gene encoding rRNA maturation RNase YbeY; amino-acid sequence: MSIEVNNESGVAVDEAQLVTLSRFIFERLYIHPQAELSILLVDEPAMEKLHIELMDEPGATDVLSVPMDELTPGTPDKPTPQGMLGDIAICPQVAEVQARNAGHSTQDEMLLLATHGILHLLGFDHAEPEEKEEMFGLQRELLSEFLGKDAPMETMQ
- a CDS encoding PhoH family protein, translating into MSESLNGRLRTGNGNQPLTEFPHTLPGTRTEVVRFDNSDQMVHSLGSHDEALRYIEEQFPDVNFHVRGNELSMTGPSTVIPRIMRLLEEVRGLVAKGTLVTPDVLQQLVSLLRTQSVQNPADVLTHNILSSRGKTIRPKTLNQKNYVDAIDDNTVIFGIGPAGTGKTYLAMAKAVQALQNKEVSRIILTRPAVEAGERLGFLPGTLSDKIDPYLRPLYDALHDMMDPESIPRLMAAGTIEVAPLAYMRGRTLNDAFIILDEAQNTTPEQMKMFLTRLGFGSKMVVTGDVTQIDLPFGSTSGLRIVREILTGIDDVNFSILEAADVVRHRLVADIVSAYSAWDDAHRPAAAANTHKRGERK